Proteins co-encoded in one Ictalurus punctatus breed USDA103 chromosome 18, Coco_2.0, whole genome shotgun sequence genomic window:
- the zgc:110540 gene encoding deoxynucleoside kinase, producing the protein MATPPKRMCSQPDFNSSFEKRAKKISIEGNIAAGKSTFVRLLERESEEWEVIPEPIGKWCNVQTTENEFEELTTSQKSGGNLLQMLYDKPSRWSYTFQTYACLSRVRAQLQPASAKLQQAEHPVQFYERSVYSDRYVFASNLFESGDFTETEFAIYQDFHSWLHSQFESDLELDAIIYLRADPERCMQRLKCRGREEELGIPLEYLEKLHYKHECWLYNRTTQLDFEYLKDLPVLVLDVNDDFKNDRIKQQEVVDKVNEFLSTL; encoded by the exons ATGGCGACTCCCCCGAAGAGAATGTGCTCCCAGCCTGACTTCAACAGCAGTTTTGAAAAGAGAGCTAAGAAGATATCCATTGAAGGAAACATTG CTGCAGGCAAGTCGACCTTTGTGCGCTTGTTGGAAAGAGAATCGGAGGAATGGGAAGTGATCCCTGAGCCCATTGGCAAGTGGTGCAATGTTCAGACTACGGAGAACGAGTTTGAG GAGCTGACCACGTCCCAAAAGAGTGGAGGCAACCTGTTGCAGATGTTGTATGACAAGCCCAGCCGCTGGTCCTACACCTTCCAGACCTACGCTTGCCTAAGCCGCGTTCGTGCCCAACTTCAGCCCGCCTCTGCCAAGCTGCAACAGGCTGAGCATCCAGTCCAGTTCTATGAGCGCTCGGTCTACAGTGACAG ataCGTATTTGCTTCAAACCTATTCGAGTCTGGAGACTTCACCGAGACTGAGTTTGCCATCTACCAAGACTTTCATAGCTGGCTTCACTCTCAGTTTGAGTCTGACCTTGAGCTTGATGCCATAATCTATTTGCGAGCCGATCCTGAG AGGTGTATGCAACGTCTTAAATGCCGAGGTCGTGAGGAGGAGCTGGGAATTCCTCTGGAGTACTTGGAGAAACTTCACTATAAACATGAGTGTTGGCTCTATAACAGAACTACACA GCTTGATTTTGAGTACTTGAAGGATCTCCCTGTTCTGGTGCTGGATGTTAACGATGACTTCAAGAATGACAGAATTAAGCAGCAGGAAGTGGTTGACAAG GTGAACGAATTTCTGTCTACGCTCTAA